One Candidatus Methylomirabilota bacterium genomic window, GATCCTCGTCGGTGACCAGATCGGGATCGCGAGGCAGGTCGGGCGCGCGCCCGGCACCGCCGAACCAGCCGCCGTCGCGGCGCGCGGTGGCGGTGCGCGAGGGCTTGCCCTTGCCGGCCGGGCTGCCCTTGCGGAAGAGGGCCTTGACGGTGGCGCGCGGGTCGGCGTCGAACGCGGCGCGGGCCTTGTCGAAGGATTCCTCGTAGAAGAGCATGTACTCCCACTGCCCCGCCGGGTACTCCGCCTCCGGATAGATCGATCGGTCCACGAGCGGGAGCAGGTTCCTCGGGGCGAAGCCGGCCGCGAGATACGGCACGCACAGATTGGCCACACCCCAGCAGCGCCCCGGATGATGGCTCGCCAGGCTCCAGACCACCGGGCTGCCCCAGTCGTGGCCGACCCAGATCGCCTTCTCGCGGCCGAGGGCGTCGAGCAGCTCGATCATGTCGCGCACCGCGTGCTCGAGGGCGTAGTCCTCGTGGCGTCGGTACACGCCGGATCGGCCGTAGCCGCGCATGTCGGGGGCCACCGCGCGAAAGCCGAGATCGGCGAAGCACGGCAGCTGATGCCGCCAGGAGCGCGACAGCTCGGGCCAGCCGTGCACGAACACGATCGGCGGGCCGTCGGCGGCCCCCGCCTCCAGATAGAACGTGGTGTGCCGGTCCGTCTTGGCGACGCCCTCCGACACCGGGAGCCTCATCGGGGAGAAGCGCTCACACGACCGCGTCGCGCCGGAGCCGCGCGATCTCCTCCGCCGAGAAGCCGGCCTCCCCCAGGATCTCGTCGGTGTGCTCGCCCAGCGTCGGCGGCTCTCGATCGATCCCGGGGCCGCCGTGCTCGAGGCGGAAGCCGGCGCCGACCAGCCGCATCGGGCCGTAGCGCGAGTCGATGGTCTGCAGCACGTCGCGGTGCTCGAGCTGCGGGTGATCCACGATCTCGTGGATCTTCCAGATCGACCCGCACGGCACGTCGGCCGCGGTGAGCCGGGCCTCCCAGGTGCGCGGATCGTCGACGGCCAGCGCCTCCTCGATGATCTGCCGCAGCGCCGGCTCGTTGGCGGTGCGGGCCGGCCAGTCCTTGAAGCGCGGATCGGTCAGCGCGTCGGCGCGCCCGAGCGTCTTCATCAGGCCGGCGAACTGCTTCTCGGTGAGGACGGCCAGCACGATGTATCCACGACCGCAGCGGAACCGGCTCGCGGTGGGCTTGCGGCTCACCGACCCGTTGCCGATCTGCCGCTGCTCGACCCCGGCCACCGTGTACTCGGACACCGGCCCCGCGATGAAGGCCAGCGCCGCGTCCAGCATGGCCACGTCCACCAGCTGCCCTCGTCCGGTGTGGGTGCGCTGGTAGAGGGCACTCGCCACCGCCAGCGCCGCGGTGATGCCGCCGATGGTGTCACAGAGGGCGAAGCCGGCGCGAGTGGGGCCCGCCGCCGGCTCGCCGGTGATGGACATGATCCCGGACATCGCCTGCAGCTTGCCGTCGAAGGCCGCGGTGGTCCTCTCCGGCCCGGTGCGCCCGAAGCCGGAGACGCCGCAGTAGATCAGCCGTGGATTGATCGCGGAGAGCGCCTCGTAGCCGAGGCCGAGCCGATCCATGACCCCGCCGCGGAAGTTCTCCCAGACCACGTCCGCGTTTCCCACCAGCCGCTTGACGATCTCGATCGCTTCCGGGCGGCGCAGGTCCAGCGTGATGGATCGCTTGTTACCGTTCATCGAGAGGAACGAGGGCGCCATCTTGCGCTCGGCCCACGTGCGGTCGGCGGGCGAGAGGCGCGTCTCGTCACCCTCGTGGGACTCGATCTTGATGACGTCGGCGCCCAGCAGGGCCAGCTGGTAGGTGCCGTAGGGACCGGCGAGGTAGCGCGTGAAGTCGAGGATCCGGACGCCCGCGAACGGCTTGCTCACGACGCCTCGCGCTTGGCCTTGGCCACCGCCTTCACGACGTCGAATTCCTTGCGCCGCTCCGCGATCTCGTCGGGCGAGAGCTTGCCCGCGTCGAGGTACTTCTGCTTCCAGCCCGGATCCTTCGTCCACGCCAGCGGCGACGCCACCGTGGTCCGCGCCGCCGGGGCGCCCGCCAGCAGCCGAAGCGCCAGCTCGAGCGTGAGGATCTGCGACTCGCGGTCGAACGGCCGGCCCGCCGAATTGCCGAGCGGAAAATCGCTCCACACGAACCGGGGGACGCCGCAGTGCTCGACGATGTCACGGGCGCAGCCCATGATCACGGTGGCGATGCCGTTGGCCTCCAGGTG contains:
- a CDS encoding CoA transferase; its protein translation is MSKPFAGVRILDFTRYLAGPYGTYQLALLGADVIKIESHEGDETRLSPADRTWAERKMAPSFLSMNGNKRSITLDLRRPEAIEIVKRLVGNADVVWENFRGGVMDRLGLGYEALSAINPRLIYCGVSGFGRTGPERTTAAFDGKLQAMSGIMSITGEPAAGPTRAGFALCDTIGGITAALAVASALYQRTHTGRGQLVDVAMLDAALAFIAGPVSEYTVAGVEQRQIGNGSVSRKPTASRFRCGRGYIVLAVLTEKQFAGLMKTLGRADALTDPRFKDWPARTANEPALRQIIEEALAVDDPRTWEARLTAADVPCGSIWKIHEIVDHPQLEHRDVLQTIDSRYGPMRLVGAGFRLEHGGPGIDREPPTLGEHTDEILGEAGFSAEEIARLRRDAVV
- a CDS encoding glycine reductase, whose translation is AAGRIGSLTTRFHGAPTNRSHRVTMETDAPELLRRCREDGADAAVLVPSUPVCHQTVSLAARHLEANGIATVIMGCARDIVEHCGVPRFVWSDFPLGNSAGRPFDRESQILTLELALRLLAGAPAARTTVASPLAWTKDPGWKQKYLDAGKLSPDEIAERRKEFDVVKAVAKAKREAS
- a CDS encoding alpha/beta hydrolase; the protein is MSEGVAKTDRHTTFYLEAGAADGPPIVFVHGWPELSRSWRHQLPCFADLGFRAVAPDMRGYGRSGVYRRHEDYALEHAVRDMIELLDALGREKAIWVGHDWGSPVVWSLASHHPGRCWGVANLCVPYLAAGFAPRNLLPLVDRSIYPEAEYPAGQWEYMLFYEESFDKARAAFDADPRATVKALFRKGSPAGKGKPSRTATARRDGGWFGGAGRAPDLPRDPDLVTDEDLDAYAAGLARHGFFGPDSWYMNGDRNVAYAARARDGGRLSLPVLFLHGEYDYTCETVHSRLAEPMRRDCCDLTEVVVPSGHWMAQEKPRVVNAALAKWIATKLPDVWPTP